Genomic segment of Kibdelosporangium phytohabitans:
GCACCGGAACCCGAGCCCGCACACCAGCCGCCCGTGCAGTTCTCCGACGCTGACGAGGAGTTCGAACTGGAAGCGGACCTCGAACTGGGCCTTGCCGAAGAACCGGTTGAGCAACCGGTCGGGGGTGGGGCACCGAAGAAGCCGGGCCAGGAAGACGCCGCATGATGACATGGGTCGTGGTGGTCCTCGGCGTCGCGCTGCTCGTGGCAGCGCGTCGCCGGCGCAGACGTACCTGGCCGCTTCCGGAACGCGGGCGGCGCAAGGCTTTCCTGACCGTCGCCACGATCCTCGGTCTCCAGCTCGTCGTGTTCGCCCCGGCAGCCATCGCGCAGACCTGTGACAACGCCCCCAACCCCGAACGGCCCACCGCGGGCATGGTCGCGGCGCTCGACGCACCCCGCCCCACCCACGGCACACCCGGCTCCACGTACAACACGTTCGGCTACGCCGGTCAGGTCTGGCACGTCTACGACGAGAGCTGCGGCATCGTGGGCAAAGCCATCACCGACCCGGACGCCACGATCGGCAACTGGATGGGAAACCAGCTGTTCGACGTGGGCAAGAACTTCGTCGCCGCCACCAACGGCGTGCACTACGCGCTGGCTTACGACGAGCTGATGGGCCCGCTCGACAAGGCCATCGACGGCGCGACGAAGTTGTTCTACGACAACATCTACGTGAAGTGGTTCGGGCTGGCCGCGGTGATCCTCGCGGTGCTGCTGTTCCGCTACATCTGGCGTGGTGACCTGGCGGCGGTGTCCCGGCGCGGGTTGTGGGCGCTGGCCGCGATGTGGGTCGCCACGTCGTTCATCATCGTCGGTCCCCTGTACAAGGAAGTGGAAGAACGCTTCCTGTCCAAGACGACGCAGATCCAAGCGGGCTTCCTGGCCGACAACGCGCCGGAGTCCGACCTGCACGCGTTGCCCGAGGCGTTGCACGACCGCGTCGTCTACCGGAACTGGGTGCGTGGCGTCTTCGGCAGCGAGGAGGCGCCGGAGGCCAAGCAGTTCGCCAAGGACCTGCTCGGCGCGCAGGCGTGGACCAAGACCGACTCGACCGACACCGTCGACGACGCCGCCCTGCAGGCGAAGAAGGCGAAGTACAAGGAGATCGCCACCAAGCTCGGCCCGACGAAGGGCAACTTCGCCGGTACCGACGGCAGCCGCACCGGCTCCGGTTTCCTCGCACTGTTCCAGGGCATCGTGTACTCGCTGTTCCAGCTGTTCGCCAAGCTGGGCATCCTGCTGGCGCAGGTGCTGCTGCGGATCTTCCTGCTGGCGACGCCGCTGATCGGCCTGATCGCGATCCTGTACCACGACCTGCTGCGCAAGGTCGCCCGCGCGGCCGCCGCGGTCGTGCTGAACGTGCTGGTGCTCGCCGCGCTCGCCGGAATGCACGTCCTGCTGCTGAACGCGATCTTCAACGCGGGCGACAGCCTGCCGACGATCGCGATGATGGCGTTGGCCGCGTTGATCACAGTGATCTTCTTCGTCATAGGCAGACCTGTGCGCAGAATGTGGCAGATGGTCGAGCTTTCCGTCGGTGCGGTCGGCGGAGCCATGCCGTCCGCCGGGCCGGGTGTGTTCTCCCGGTTCCGCCGCAAGGGCGAGCAGCGCACCCCGCAGGACGAGTTCTGGGACAACGTGCGCGACACCGACCACGACGACGAGCCCATGGTCCGGCGCGACGGCCGCCGTCCGCGCCCGGAGGCGGCGAACCCGGTGGCCGCGAGCGCGGAACGCATGGACCGCAACACTCCGACGGGCTCCGGCCGGACCGCGATCGGCGGTTCGACGGCTGCCGTGTTCGGCGCCATCGGCGACGACCGCGGACTGCCACCGGCGCGCGGCCCGGCGGGCGCGTTGCCGCCCGCGCAGGCAAGCAGCCGGATCGTCGACACGGCACCGGTGGCCAACCGCGAGTGGGACCGGTCCGACGACGCGGTGGTCGTCCCGTCCCGGGTCATCGCGCCGCGGCAACGTGACGAAGTCGCGGTGTACGAACCACCTCCGGTCGTCGCACCGAGGCCGGCGGAGACCGAGATGGTCGCGGGCCGGCCGGTGCACGTGATCTACCGGCCGTCGCGCGGTCTGGAAGTGCGTGACAACACACCGCCACGAAGGCCGCTACCCATGCATGACGGACCACGCGATACCGATGCGTACATAAGGTGAGAGGAGGCGACTTATGCCCATCCGGACCAATCGGGGCCGCGCGGCGGTCTACCGCAAGCTGTGGGGATGGCCGCTCCGATCGCCGAGGCACCTCGTCGTCGCGGGGCTGTTCCTCCTGGCGATCATCCTGTTCATCGCGTACATCGTGCCGAGGCTGACCGGCGGTTCGCAGTCCGCGCAGCCACCCGCCACGACCACGTCGTCGAAGCCCGGCTCGACGCCGAGGTCGCCGACACCGACCCAGGGGGCGCCCGGCGTGGTCCCCCCGGCGGCGCAGGGCGGCAGCCAGCCGTCGCAGACGCTGACCGAGACGCGGCAACCGGTGTCGGAGAACAAGACACCGGCCAAGGCCGACCCGTCCGCGCTCGACGCCGCGTTGAAGTGGGCGGAGGCGTTCACCAACCACCCGGACAACGTCAAGCCGGAGGACTGGCTCAACCAGTTGAAGGCGTACACCACCGACGAGTACTTCGGTGCCACGTTGTCCAAAGTGGACCCGAAGTCGGTCGCGCAGAGCAGGGTCCGCGGCGGCCCGGTGCCGACCGCGGACTCGTACACCAGCTCGGTGACCGTGGACATCCCGACGGACGTGAAGAAGTTGCGTCTCACCCTCGTCAAGACCGATGACGGCTGGCGCGTCAACGAACACACCGAGGTGGATTAGCCATGCGGCTGGCGGTGTTCCTCAGCATCGCCGCGGTGCTGGTGCTCGCGGTAGTCATGACACTGGCAGCGGTCACATCCGTAGTCTCGACCACGCAGAACACCCAGAACGTGAGCCTGGCCAGCTGCAACGCCTCGATCGGCCCGATCACGGCCGCGGGCTCGGGCGGGCAGATGGACGCGAGCAAGCTCAACGACGAGCAGCGCGGCAACGTCGCGCGGATCATCGCGATCGGCAAGGACCGCAAGCTGCCGCCGCTGGCGTGGCAGGTCGCCATCCAGGCGGGGATGACCGAGTCCGGGCTGCGCAGCCTGAACTACGGCGACCGGGACTCGCTCGGCATCTTCCAGATGCGGCCGTCCATGGGCTGGGGATCCCCGGCCCAGGTCACCGATCCGACGTACGCGATCAACAAGTTCTACGACGTGCTGGAGAAGGTCCCGAACTGGAAGGACCAGCGGCCGGGCGACTCGGCGCAGGACGTGGAGCGCTCCGCGTTCCCGGACCGCTACCACCGCTGGGAAGCGATGGCGTCCCACCTGATCGGCGCCGCTGGTGACGTCGTCGACCCGACCGGCTGCGGCGAAGGCACGGGGAACCTGATGCCGGCCGCGTCCGGCGGCGCGGCGAAGGCCATCGAGTTCGCGCTCGCCCAGCAGGGCAAGCCGTACCTGTGGGGCGCGGCGCTCACGCGACAGGACGCGTACGACTGCTCGAGCCTGATGAACCAGGCATACCGGTCGGCGGGAATCATCCTTCCGAGGGTTTCCAAGGACCAGTACAAGGCGGGCGCACACCTGCCGGTCGAGCAGGCGCAGCCCGGTGACCTGCTGTTCTGGGCGTGGGACACGGGCAACCCCGTCACGATTCACCACGTGGCGATGTACCTGGGAGATGGGAAAATCGTCGAGGCCCAGCAGACCGGGGTGCCGGTGCACATCCGGCCGGTGAGCTTCACCGAGCGTGGGCTGGTGCGCCAAGCCGTGCGGCCGGGAGTTTGAGGAGAGGCCATGTATCCGGAACAACCGCCCATTCCAAGATCGGGCACGCCGCTGCGCGACTACCTGGGCAGCGGTCCGCTGCCCGCGGTGGTCGACGGGTACGTGGTGCTGCCGAGATCGCTCGCCGAAGGCATGCCGCTGGTGTGGCAGCAGCAGATGGCGCACCTGCTGGCGGAGTTCCACCAGGCCTTCGGCCACCTGTCGTGGCCGGTGTACCGCGTGGTGCCGTCCCGCTACGAGGTGATCGCGGACCTGGACGAGGAGCAGCTGGCGGAGGTCGGGTGCATAGTGGAGATCGACGCGGACGGTGAACTGGTCTACCGGGAGCGCAACGGCAGGAGGATCGCCGACCCCGAGCACACGAAGGTGCTCGTCTCCTGCCTCGACCCGATCCCGCGGGAACACGCCGCGGACCTCCAGGACACCCCACCGCGAGGTTTCCCGGCACAGGAGAACTGGAGCACCCGATGACCGCGGACTCGAACCCGGACCCAGGCTGGTACTACTGCACGAAGCACAACCGGGTGGAACACGGCCAGATCTGCCGCGCCGCCGATCTGCTCGGCCCGTACCCGGACAAGGCCACGGCGGAGAAAGCCCTGCAGATCGCGGCCGACCGCACGAAGGCGGCCGACGAGGCCGACCGCCGTTGGAGCGGCGAGGACGACTGACTGTCAGGTTTCGGTGAGCCGGGCTGTCAGGAACCGCCGTTCGGCCTCGGTGGGGGCCAGTGCCAGCGCTTCCCGGTAGGCGGTTTGGGCGTCGGCGGTTCGGCCGAGGCTGCGCAGGAACTCGGCCCGGGTGGCCGGGAGCAGGTGGTAGTTCGCCAGCTTCTGGCTGTCCCGCAGGCCGTCCAGAATGGCCAGTCCCGCGTGTGGACCGTCCACTTCGGCCACCGCGACCGCCCGGTTGAGCTCGACCACCGGTGACGGGTCCAGCAGCCCGTACAGCCGCACGATGCGCCGCCAGTCGGTGTCCTCGGCGCGTGCCGCGGTGGCGTGGCACGCGGCGATCGCGGCCTGGACCTGGTACGGCCCCAGCCGGTTGTGCTCGACCGCCCGGTTGAGCGTCGTGACGCCCTCGTCGATCTGCTCGTGGTCCCACTTCGCGCGGTCCTGGTCGGCCAGGGTGATCAGTTCTCCGCCGTCCTGCCGGGCGGCGCGGCGGGAGTCGTGCAGCAGCATCAGCGCGAGCAGGCCCAGCGGCTCCGGTTCGCCGGGCATCAGCTCGGCCAGCACCCGGGCCAGCCGGATCGCTTCGTGGCTGAGGTTCTCCCGTCCCGAATAGCCTTCGTTGAACAGCAGGTACAGCACGCCGAGCACGCCCGCGGTGCGTTCCGCGAGCAGGTGCCGCGGCGGAACGCGGTACGGGATGCGGGCCGCGCGGATCTTGCGTTTGGCCCGGACCAGGCGTTGGGCCATGGTGGGTTCGCCGACCAGGAAGGCGTCCGCGATCCGCGGTGTGGTCAGCCCGGTGAGGGTGCGCAGCGTCAGCGCCACCTGCGCCTCCAGCGGCAGTGCCGGGTGGCAGCAGGTGAACATCAGCCGCAGCCGGTCGTCGGGCACGACGTCCGGGTCCTCGGTTCGCGGTTCGGCCGGGTGCTCCACGGTGGCGAGTTCACGCAGCCGGTTGGCTTCGGCGCCGGTCCGCCGGATCCGGTCCAGCGCGGCGTTGCGGGCCGTGGTGGTCAGCCACGCGCCGGGCCGGTCCGGGACGCCGTCCAGTGGCCAGCGCGCCGCCGCGCGGGTGAACGCCTCCTGTGCGCATTCCTCGGCCAGGTCCCAGTCACCGATGACCCGGATCAGCGTGGCGACGACCTTCCCCCACTCGGTGCGGAAGGCCGTCGCCAGTGCTGCCGGCACCGGGCCGGTCACTGCCAAACCGGTCGCACCTCGATCGCGCCGAACTTCGCCGCCGGGTGCATGGCCGCCAGTTCGATCGCCTCGGCCATGTCCCGGCACTCCAGGATGTCGTAGCCGGCGATCCGCTCCTTGGTCTCGGCGAACGGGCCGTCGGACACCAGCTGCCGGCCGTCGCGGACACGGACGGTCATCGACTCGCTCGCGGGACGGAGCAGCGTCCGGCCGCGGCTCGCCCCTTTCGCGTCCAGGTCCCGCATCCACCGGTCGAACTCCGGCTGGGCGCCGGTCTCCCGCGGGCCGGGCGGTTCGGCCCGGTCGTCGCAGATCAACAGCATGTACCGCATCGTTGCTCCTCTTCGGTCACACCCACACGACGCGGCCGTCGAACTGGATCGACACATTCTCACGAAGTTTTTTCCGCCGCGGTGTCGATTGGCAGCGCCGGGTGCGTCGTCAGGTCGGAACCGACCACTCGACGACTCCCGAGGAGCCCACCATGGTGATCTGGCACGCCACCCAGCAGCCCGCCAGCCGCACGACCGAACAGCAGCTGGGGCAACTGGCCGCCCGCTGGACGCGACTGTTCCGGCGGGCCCCTCGCTCGGCACGCGGTCCGCGGCCGTCAGCCCGTGGCAGCGAATGATGTCCGCGCGGCGGCCGAATCGGATTCAAGTCGTCTTAACTACTCACGGGTCGGCCCGAGTGTGGTTAAGGTGCCGTCATGGACACGACGGACGGCGCCGCGCTCGACTTCGCCGGTGTCCGTGCCGAGTTCGACCTGCCGACCCAGTTCCCGCCCGCCGCGCTGGCCGAGGCGGAGCTGGCCGTCACCGATCGGGATCACCTGGTCGGCGCCCGCGAAGACGCGACCGGCCTGCCGTTGGTCACGATCGACCCGCCCGGTTCCAAGGACCTTGACCAGGCGCTCTACGTCGAACAGCGGCCGGACGGCTTCAGGCTGCACTACGCCATCGCCGACCTCGGCACCTTCGTCCAGCCCGGCGGCGCGTTGGATGTCGAGGTACGGCAGCGCGGCCAGACCATCTACCTCCCGGACGGCAACGTGCCGCTGCACCCGCCGATCCTGTCGGAAGGGGCGGCCAGTCTGCTGCCGGGACAGGTGCGGCCGTCCGCGTTGTGGACCATCGACTTGGACAAAGACGGCGAACCGACGAACATCCGTGTCCGCCGTGCGCTGGTGAAGTCCATAGCCCAGTTCGACTACGACAGCGTGCAAGCGACCATCGACGCGGGGAACCCGCACCCGTCCGTAGCCGCGTTGCCCGCGTTGGGGCGGCTGAGGAGAGAGCACGCGGTACGGCGTGGCGCGGTCGAACTCCAACTGCCTGAACAAGAGGTGGTGACGAACGGCAACGGCAGGTGGACGCTGACTCTGCGCCCGCGTAACAACGTTGACGCGTGGAACGCCGAGATGTCTCTGCTCACGGGTATGAGTGCGGCGAGCCTCATGGTCCAGGCCGGTATCGGTGTGTTGAGGACCCTGCCGGAGCCGGACGAGGGAGCCGTCGAGTGGTTGCGGCGTTCGGCTCGTTCGCTCGGCATCGAGTGGCCACGGACGGACACCGTTTCGGTGATGCTCGCTGGGCTGGATCCGCGTAGCCCCGAGTCGCTCGCGTTGTACATGGACGCCACGCGGTTGCTGCGCGGAGCGGGGTACACGGCGTTCGACGGCAGCTTGCCCGAGTTGACCACACACGCCGGGCTGGGTGCTGCGTACGCGCACGTCACGGCGCCGCTGCGGCGTCTGGTGGATCGATTCGGCGCCGAGATCTGCCTCGCGGTGTCCGCCGACCAGCCGGTGCCGGACTGGGTTCGCGCGAGCCTGCCGGAGCTGCCCAAGCTGATGGGGAGCTCGGACTCGTTGGCGAGCAAGGTCGACCGGGCGTGTCTCGACCAGGCCGAGGCGTGGGTGCTGGCCGGCCGGGCCGGGCACGAGTTCGACGCGGTCGTGCTGCGCGCGGAGGCCAATTCGGCCGAGGTGTTTCTCACAGATCCGCCGGTCATCGCCAAGTGCGCTGGTGAGGGCCTTTCGGAAGGCGGGCGGATCCGCGTGCGGCTGCTGGCCGCGGATACCGTTAAACGCAAGGTGTCTTTCGAAAAAGTGGAGATGCAGTGACCGACGTTGCACAACTCACGGTCGGCGTGTTCGGCGGGACCGGGCCGCAGGGGCGTGGCCTCGCCCTGCGCTGGGCCAAGGCCGGACTCAAGGTGATCATCGGTTCGCGCAAGCAGGAGCGCGCCGAGGAAACCGCCGCCGAGCTGCGGACGCTAGCGGGCGTCGAGCACATCACCGGCCAGGACAACCTGGAGACCGCCCGGCAGGCCGACGTCGTACTCGTCGCCGTGCCGTGGGAGGGCCACAAACCGCTGCTGGAGTCCCTCCGGGAGGCGCTGGCAGGCAAGATCGTGATCGACTGCGTGAACCCGCTCGGCTTCGACAAGCAGGGCCCGTTCGCGCTGCCGGTCGAGGAAGGCAGCGCCGCCCAGCAAGCGCTCGCCCTGTTGCCGGAGTCCCGCGTGACCGCCGCGTTCCACCACGTGTCCGCGGTGTCGCTCGAGGACCTGTCGGTGTCCGAGATGGACAGTGACGTGCTCGTCCTCGGTGACGACCGCGAAGCGACGGACGTCGTGCGCGCGCTGGCCGAGACGATCCCGGGGTTCCGCGGCATCTACGGCGGACGGCTGCGCAACGCCCACCAGGTCGAGGCGTTCACCGCCAACCTGATCGCCATCAACCGCCGCTACAAGGCCCATGCCGGTATCCGGATCACCGACGTTTGACGACCTCGGCGAACCCGTGCCGGTCACGTCACCGGCACGGGTCGTCAGCCTGGTCCCGTCGCTGACCGAGGCCATCGAGGTCAGCGCGCCCGGCATGGTCGCGGGCGCCACGGACTACTGCACGCACCCGCAGGACCTCGACGTCCCCAGGGTCGGCGGCTCGAAGTACCCGGACGTCGAAGCCGTGCTCGACCTCCAGCCGGACCTGGTGGTCGCCAACGCCGAGGAGAACCGGCCGCAGGACGTCGAACGGCTGCGGGCCAACGGCGTCGCGGTGTGGGTCACGTCAGCGGCCGCGAACGTCCCCGACGGGCTCGGTTCGGTGCGGCGCCTGCTCACCCAGGGCCTGGG
This window contains:
- a CDS encoding C40 family peptidase, with amino-acid sequence MRLAVFLSIAAVLVLAVVMTLAAVTSVVSTTQNTQNVSLASCNASIGPITAAGSGGQMDASKLNDEQRGNVARIIAIGKDRKLPPLAWQVAIQAGMTESGLRSLNYGDRDSLGIFQMRPSMGWGSPAQVTDPTYAINKFYDVLEKVPNWKDQRPGDSAQDVERSAFPDRYHRWEAMASHLIGAAGDVVDPTGCGEGTGNLMPAASGGAAKAIEFALAQQGKPYLWGAALTRQDAYDCSSLMNQAYRSAGIILPRVSKDQYKAGAHLPVEQAQPGDLLFWAWDTGNPVTIHHVAMYLGDGKIVEAQQTGVPVHIRPVSFTERGLVRQAVRPGV
- a CDS encoding RNA polymerase sigma factor, whose protein sequence is MTGPVPAALATAFRTEWGKVVATLIRVIGDWDLAEECAQEAFTRAAARWPLDGVPDRPGAWLTTTARNAALDRIRRTGAEANRLRELATVEHPAEPRTEDPDVVPDDRLRLMFTCCHPALPLEAQVALTLRTLTGLTTPRIADAFLVGEPTMAQRLVRAKRKIRAARIPYRVPPRHLLAERTAGVLGVLYLLFNEGYSGRENLSHEAIRLARVLAELMPGEPEPLGLLALMLLHDSRRAARQDGGELITLADQDRAKWDHEQIDEGVTTLNRAVEHNRLGPYQVQAAIAACHATAARAEDTDWRRIVRLYGLLDPSPVVELNRAVAVAEVDGPHAGLAILDGLRDSQKLANYHLLPATRAEFLRSLGRTADAQTAYREALALAPTEAERRFLTARLTET
- a CDS encoding YciI family protein, giving the protein MRYMLLICDDRAEPPGPRETGAQPEFDRWMRDLDAKGASRGRTLLRPASESMTVRVRDGRQLVSDGPFAETKERIAGYDILECRDMAEAIELAAMHPAAKFGAIEVRPVWQ
- a CDS encoding RNB domain-containing ribonuclease; translated protein: MDTTDGAALDFAGVRAEFDLPTQFPPAALAEAELAVTDRDHLVGAREDATGLPLVTIDPPGSKDLDQALYVEQRPDGFRLHYAIADLGTFVQPGGALDVEVRQRGQTIYLPDGNVPLHPPILSEGAASLLPGQVRPSALWTIDLDKDGEPTNIRVRRALVKSIAQFDYDSVQATIDAGNPHPSVAALPALGRLRREHAVRRGAVELQLPEQEVVTNGNGRWTLTLRPRNNVDAWNAEMSLLTGMSAASLMVQAGIGVLRTLPEPDEGAVEWLRRSARSLGIEWPRTDTVSVMLAGLDPRSPESLALYMDATRLLRGAGYTAFDGSLPELTTHAGLGAAYAHVTAPLRRLVDRFGAEICLAVSADQPVPDWVRASLPELPKLMGSSDSLASKVDRACLDQAEAWVLAGRAGHEFDAVVLRAEANSAEVFLTDPPVIAKCAGEGLSEGGRIRVRLLAADTVKRKVSFEKVEMQ
- the npdG gene encoding NADPH-dependent F420 reductase, which codes for MTDVAQLTVGVFGGTGPQGRGLALRWAKAGLKVIIGSRKQERAEETAAELRTLAGVEHITGQDNLETARQADVVLVAVPWEGHKPLLESLREALAGKIVIDCVNPLGFDKQGPFALPVEEGSAAQQALALLPESRVTAAFHHVSAVSLEDLSVSEMDSDVLVLGDDREATDVVRALAETIPGFRGIYGGRLRNAHQVEAFTANLIAINRRYKAHAGIRITDV
- a CDS encoding helical backbone metal receptor, with product MPVSGSPTFDDLGEPVPVTSPARVVSLVPSLTEAIEVSAPGMVAGATDYCTHPQDLDVPRVGGSKYPDVEAVLDLQPDLVVANAEENRPQDVERLRANGVAVWVTSAAANVPDGLGSVRRLLTQGLGLTEPQWLVEAENLWSHTVPVHSMAIIPVWRRPWVVIGRDTFAGDVLLRLGVANVYAEHEERYPRPKLDELQAQDADLVVLPDEPYLFTDTDGPEAFPGKSYKLVNGRHLTWCGPSLVDAHTSLR